The Cucumis melo cultivar AY chromosome 5, USDA_Cmelo_AY_1.0, whole genome shotgun sequence genome has a segment encoding these proteins:
- the LOC103496176 gene encoding receptor-like protein kinase ANXUR2, translating into MNANTNVMLSLFFVLLGIFNGVYSASVLAPPPDPPLLLRCGSNEDATDENGRKWISDSKFLDPKNTLAVPAGFQDPSMTSQVPYMEARVFTAVTAYKFPIKPGNRYWLRLHFYPSTYGPHDSMNSYFTVAANDLTLVKNFSAHMTCQAFTQAYIVREFTLAATESESLNLTFTPVSGFAFVNGIELIQMPEIFGEAIMVGAREQTMDVTGSSMQTIARLNVGGSYISPANDSGLSRAWYDDYPYLFGASEGVVMEASKRLVIDYKDMPKYIGPVDIYRTLRSMGTSKDVNANYNLTWLFPNIDPGFMYLVRLHFCDVSLSRPNQVVFDVFINNQTADVNGIDVIAWSGARGVPKFRDYVVFSSEAPTMQQIWLAMHPRMSDAPEFADAMLNGVEIFKLDSGKNLAGKNPQPSAFRVKVEAEAERNFETKGNNAEVIGGAAGGAAAFVVVALCFAVYQRKNRVPGNDSHTTSWLPIYGNSHSSGSKSTVSGKSTASNLAQGLARHFSLSEILHATKNFSESNVIGVGGFGKVYKGVIDGGTKVAIKRSNPSSEQGVHEFLTEIDLLSKLRHKHLVSLIGFCDEENEMCLIYDYMGLGTLREHLYKTNNKTRLSWKQRLEICIGAARGLHYLHTGAQYTIIHRDVKTTNILLDENWVAKVSDFGLSKTGPNMANGHVSTVVKGSFGYLDPEYFRRQQLTEKSDVYSFGVVLFEVLCARPALNPNLPKEQVSLADWALHCKRKGFLEDLIDPHLKGKITPDSLKKFADAAEKCLDDHGAERPSMGDVLWNLEFALQLQESADGGSSHRSRVHEEDTQRSQEMAAHYNNLSLGNEQDLLQSNEQNSTAIFSQLVHPTGR; encoded by the coding sequence ATGAATGCCAATACCAATGTGATGTTATCTCTTTTCTTCGTCTTGCTAGGGATTTTTAATGGCGTTTATTCTGCCTCTGTTCTTGCTCCACCTCCAGATCCGCCATTGTTGTTACGCTGTGGTTCTAATGAGGACGCCACTGATGAAAATGGCCGAAAATGGATTTCTGATTCTAAATTCCTCGACCCCAAAAACACCCTAGCCGTACCGGCTGGATTTCAAGATCCATCCATGACTTCTCAGGTTCCGTATATGGAAGCTCGGGTTTTCACCGCCGTGACGGCGTATAAATTCCCGATCAAACCTGGTAATCGTTATTGGCTTCGACTTCATTTTTACCCTTCCACATACGGACCTCATGATTCTATGAATTCTTATTTCACCGTCGCTGCGAACGATTTGACTCTTGTGAAGAATTTTAGTGCTCATATGACTTGTCAAGCCTTCACTCAGGCTTACATTGTTCGTGAATTTACACTCGCAGCTACAGAATCTGAATCTTTGAATCTGACTTTCACACCTGTTTCTGGGTTTGCTTTTGTTAATGGGATTGAATTGATTCAAATGCCGGAGATCTTTGGGGAAGCTATAATGGTAGGTGCAAGGGAGCAAACCATGGATGTAACGGGGTCGAGTATGCAAACAATAGCGAGATTGAACGTCGGAGGGAGCTACATTTCTCCAGCAAACGATTCTGGTTTGAGTAGAGCATGGTATGATGATTATCCTTATCTTTTTGGTGCTTCTGAGGGTGTTGTGATGGAAGCTTCAAAGAGGTTGGTGATTGATTATAAAGATATGCCAAAGTATATTGGACCTGTGGACATTTACAGGACATTGAGATCAATGGGAACATCTAAGGATGTGAATGCTAATTACAATTTGACATGGTTGTTTCCTAATATTGATCCAGGGTTTATGTATCTTGTGAGGTTGCATTTTTGTGATGTGTCTTTGAGTAGGCCAAATCAGGTGGTGTTTGATGTGTTCATCAACAATCAAACTGCGGATGTGAATGGGATCGATGTGATAGCTTGGTCGGGTGCTAGGGGGGTTCCCAAATTTAGGGATTATGTTGTGTTTTCTAGCGAAGCGCCAACAATGCAGCAGATTTGGCTGGCAATGCATCCTAGGATGTCGGATGCACCCGAATTTGCAGATGCTATGTTGAATGGGGTCGAAATCTTCAAGCTCGATTCAGGGAAGAACTTGGCAGGGAAGAATCCTCAACCCTCAGCCTTTAGGGTGAAGGTTGAGGCTGAAGCAGAGAGGAATTTTGAAACAAAGGGCAATAATGCTGAAGTGATTGGTGGGGCTGCAGGGGGCGCTGCTGCTTTTGTTGTGGTTGCACTTTGCTTTGCAGTGTACCAAAGGAAGAATAGAGTGCCAGGGAATGATTCACACACAACTAGTTGGCTACCAATCTATGGGAACTCACATTCGAGTGGGAGCAAATCAACAGTGTCTGGTAAGAGTACGGCCAGTAATTTGGCTCAAGGTTTGGCTCGACATTTCTCGCTTTCCGAGATTTTACATGCTACCAAGAACTTTAGTGAATCTAATGTGATTGGGGTTGGAGGATTTGGGAAGGTGTACAAGGGAGTGATTGATGGAGGGACAAAAGTTGCTATTAAGAGGTCAAACCCATCATCAGAACAAGGAGTTCACGAGTTCCTTACGGAAATCGATTTGCTTTCAAAGCTAAGGCACAAACATTTGGTGTCCTTGATTGGTTTTTGTGATGAAGAGAATGAGATGTGTTTAATTTACGATTACATGGGTTTGGGAACTTTGAGGGAACATTTGTATAAGACCAACAACAAAACTCGTCTCTCATGGAAGCAAAGGTTGGAGATTTGTATTGGAGCAGCTAGGGGACTTCATTACCTTCACACAGGAGCACAATACACCATCATTCATAGAGATGTTAAAACTACCAACATTCTCTTGGATGAAAACTGGGTTGCAAAGGTCTCTGATTTCGGACTCTCGAAAACTGGTCCGAACATGGCTAATGGTCATGTTAGCACGGTAGTTAAGGGTAGCTTTGGCTACTTAGATCCGGAGTACTTCAGAAGGCAACAACTAACTGAAAAATCTGATGTCTATTCATTTGGAGTTGTCCTTTTTGAAGTATTATGTGCAAGGCCTGCTTTGAATCCAAACCTGCCGAAGGAACAGGTAAGCCTTGCAGATTGGGCGTTGCATTGCAAACGGAAAGGATTTCTTGAGGATCTCATCGACCCTCATCTTAAAGGGAAAATCACCCCTGACAGCTTGAAGAAGTTTGCAGATGCCGCTGAGAAATGCCTAGATGACCATGGTGCCGAGAGACCGTCTATGGGCGATGTGTTATGGAACCTTGAATTTGCTCTCCAACTTCAGGAAAGTGCCGATGGTGGTTCAAGTCATAGATCGAGGGTACATGAGGAAGATACCCAGAGAAGCCAAGAGATGGCTGCACATTACAACAACCTCAGCCTTGGAAATGAGCAAGACTTACTTCAATCTAATGAACAAAACAGTACTGCAATCTTCTCTCAACTTGTCCATCCGACAGGCCGATAA
- the LOC103496189 gene encoding histone H1-like: MSSAADPVVSSDAPAAADAAVAQPAENDSKSKKAAASKASKAKKPSGAKKARSSPTHPPFLQMISEAIVSLKERTGSSQYAITKFTEEKHKQLPSNFRKLLLVHLKKLVAADKLVKVKNSYKLPSARSIQAKAAAAAPVATKKPVSSKLKAVASIKKPAVAKPKAKTAAKSKPKAVAKPKPKTVTKSKTVAKPKTAAKTKAAEKVKKVAPKPKAGAKATKVAKTLSRTSPGKRAAPAAKAKKVAAKKPKTVKSPARKVQARKVKK; encoded by the exons ATGTCTTCCGCCGCCGATCCCGTTGTCTCATCCGACGCTCCCGCTGCCGCAGATGCAGCGGTGGCCCAGCCAGCTGAGAACGATTCGAAGTCCAAGAAAGCTGCGGCATCCAAAGCATCGAAGGCCAAGAAACCATCTGGTGCGAAGAAGGCTAGATCTTCTCCGACTCACCCTCCGTTCCTTCAG ATGATTAGCGAAGCGATCGTTTCTCTGAAGGAGAGAACCGGCTCGAGTCAGTACGCCATTACGAAGTTCACCGAAGAGAAACACAAACAATTGCCTTCCAATTTCAGGAAGCTTTTGCTCGTTCATCTCAAGAAACTAGTCGCCGCTGATAAACTCGTTAAGGTAAAGAACTCCTATAAGCTTCCATCGGCTCGTTCTATTCAAGCGAAAGCCGCAGCAGCAGCACCAGTCGCCACCAAGAAGCCTGTAAGCTCAAAGCTCAAAGCAGTAGCAAGCATCAAGAAACCCGCCGTTGCCAAACCGAAAGCCAAAACTGCTGCAAAATCGAAGCCGAAAGCTGTAGCGAAGCCGAAGCCGAAGACAGTCACTAAATCCAAGACCGTCGCAAAACCAAAAACCGCCGCCAAGACGAAGGCAGCTGAGAAGGTTAAGAAGGTTGCTCCGAAACCTAAAGCGGGAGCCAAGGCTACGAAAGTAGCGAAAACACTGTCGCGAACGTCGCCAGGAAAGAGAGCTGCACCGGCGGCAAAAGCGAAGAAGGTAGCAGCGAAGAAGCCAAAGACGGTAAAGTCGCCGGCGAGGAAAGTCCAGGCAAGGAAAGTCAAGAAATGA
- the LOC103496197 gene encoding uncharacterized protein LOC103496197, whose product MSSFFTPFISSSLILQPLKISKLTIFSSKPYSNRNFTPVLASDSQPKPNSRLNSRKPTMDGNKPTSKFRRKSSYGTSRRSILKKTFNQEQVTFTSALSDDPLIAIIGGGMAGIMCALSLEKRGVRSTVFDTGIHGLGGRMGTRSLGPEPLMFDHAAQFFTVTDNQFAQLVDGWLAAGLVKEWKGTVGELELGGRFVPMSSCPRYIGTNGMRPLADSLLSQTSLINVIRPCWISKLEPFNGMWHLSENGKPCGHFDAIVIAHNGKCANRLLSTSGLPLIARQMKRLELSSIWALLAAFEDPLPFPDTAQTFPFEGAFVKGVDSISWMANNNKKILNFQKDGPHCWTFLSTAAYGKQNKVPQENIPTSTAEKVKKNMLEGVEAALGLSKGSLPKPFYTRVQLWGAALPTNSPGIPCIFDPHGRAGICGDWLLGSNIESAALSGIALGNHIADYFKSGSEHSEEFAVGLHKEFQPIQGHDIGQFPGLGTEKQAESTLAFQLAT is encoded by the exons ATGTCTTCCTTCTTCACCCCTTTCATTTCCTCTTCCCTCATTCTTCAACCCCTCAAAATTTCTAAACTTACGATCTTCTCCTCGAAACCCTACAGCAACAGGAATTTCACTCCGGTTCTAGCATCCGATTCTCAACCTAAACCTAATTCTAGACTCAATTCCAGAAAACCCACCATGGATGGCAACAAACCCACCTCCAAATTTCGAAGAAAATCATCGTACGGTACCTCTAGGAGGTCGATTCTGAAGAAAACTTTCAATCAGGAGCAAGTTACTTTCACTTCTGCTCTCTCCGATGACCCCCTTATAGCCATTATTGGCGGCGGCATGGCGGGAATCATGTGTGCTCTGAGTTTGGAGAAAAGGGGTGTTCGTTCCACCGTCTTTGACACG GGTATACATGGGTTGGGAGGAAGAATGGGGACTAGAAGTCTTGGACCTGAACCCCTAATGTTTGATCATGCGGCTCAATTCTTTACAGTGACGGATAACCAGTTTGCTCAGTTGGTCGATGGTTGGTTGGCTGCAGGTCTAGTTAAAGAGTGGAAGGGGACTGTTGGAGAGCTTGAATTGGGTGGTCGATTTGTTCCAATGTCTTCCTGTCCAAGGTATATTGGTACAAATGGTATGCGGCCACTTGCTGACTCATTGCTATCTCAG ACTTCTCTGATTAATGTGATCCGCCCTTGCTGGATAAGTAAGCTGGAGCCATTTAATGGAATGTGGCACTTAAGTGAGAACGGGAAACCTTGTGGGCATTTTGATGCTATTGTAATCGCACACAATG GTAAATGTGCTAATCGGCTTCTTTCAACATCTGGCTTACCTCTGATTGCTAGACAAATGAAG AGGTTAGAATTGAGTTCTATATGGGCCCTCCTTGCTGCATTTGAGGACCCTCTTCCTTTCCCAGATACTGCACAAACATTTCCATTTGAAGGAGCTTTTGTAAAAGGGGTTGATTCCATCTCATGGATggcaaacaataacaaaaaaattctaaactttCAGAAAGATGGACCCCACTGTTGGACCTTTCTCAGTACTGCTGCATATGGGAAACAGAACAAGGTTCCACAG GAGAATATCCCAACTTCTACTGCTGAGAAAGTGAAGAAAAATATGCTAGAGGGTGTCGAAGCTGCCCTGGGATTGTCCAAAGGGTCACTGCCAAAACCCTTTTACACCCGAGTTCAGCTATG GGGTGCAGCACTGCCTACAAATTCACCAGGTATTCCATGCATCTTTGATCCTCATGGAAGAGCTGGTATCTGTGGTGATTGGCTACTAGGCTCAAATATAGAATCAGCAGCCCTAAGTGGGATAGCTCTTGGAAATCAT ATTGCAGATTACTTCAAAAGTGGCAGCGAACATTCCGAAGAATTTGCAGTTGGTTTACATAAGGAGTTTCAGCCCATTCAAGGACATGATATTGGGCAATTTCCTGGTTTGGGAACTGAAAAGCAGGCAGAAAGTACACTTGCATTCCAGCTTGCTACTTGA